In the genome of Fervidobacterium nodosum Rt17-B1, the window ATACTTTCCGAAGTCATTAGGAGGTGGAGTGCGGTATGAAAAAAGTGTTGTTTGTTAGTATTTTACTTTTATCGGTTTGGATTTATGCGGTAAGTTTTATTAATCCATTTGGTCCAACTATTTTTCCTGTTGCTGGATTAATAGGTAAAGAAGTTAGGACGGATATATCACTTGATATGAAATTTTGGAAGACATTGGATGAAGCAACAGCTTACATAGTTTCAAAGAAGGTTAATTTTGCAGCTTTACCTGTGACTTTCGCGGCAAATTTGTACACGAAGGGAATTGATGTCAGACTTGTTGGTGTTTACAGCTGGAGACTTTTCTATGTTGTAGCATCACCTGATTTCGAATTTAAAGGATACCAGAGCTTGAAGGGTGAAAAAATTTACACGGCACACGGTAGAGGTCAAACAGCGGATGTTGTTATGAGATACTTACTTGTAAGGAATGGGCTTGAACCAGACAAAGATGTGACATTTGCTTACGCTCAACCTCAGGAGATAGTTTCTTTGTTTAACAGCGGTAAAGTCAAAGTCGCAGCTATTCCAGAACCATTTGTGACAATGGTACTTTCAAAAGGTAAGATAATATTAGACTTGCAAGATGAGTGGAATAAAGCGAGTGGAACAAAATATGGAATACCAATCACAGGTATATTTGTTACAGGCAAACTACAGGATTATTCAAACACTGTCAAATTGTTTGAAAAATCGTTTATTGCAAGTTTGAATTGGTCATACAATAACGTTGATAAAGCCGTTGAAATAACAAGTAAGCAATTGGGCATACCTGTAAACGTATTAAAAACATCTCTCAGCAGAAGTCAATACAATTACGTACCAGCGAAAAATTGCAAAGATGAGGTACTTACTTACTTGAAAAAGCTCAATGAACTTTACCCAGATGGAATGCCAAAAGTACCAGATGAAAATTTCTTTTTCACCGGTAAGTAATTTCTAATTTTACCCAAGAATTTTGTAAGGAGGCACAAAATGTTACCTACAAGCGGTTTTAGAAAACATATCTCCATTGTTGGGCGAAGAAACGTTGGAAAATCTTCATTTATGAATGCATTAACTGGACAGGAAATCTCTATCGTTAGTGATACCCCTGGTACGACTACGGACCCAGTTCACAAAGCCATGGAATTATACCCACTTGGTCCTGTGACTTTAATCGATACACCTGGACTTGACGATGTTGGTGAACTTGGTGAGAAACGTGTTGAAAAGGCTATAAAAGCATTTTATAAATCAGATGCAGGAATTTTAGTAGTCGATGATTTTCCACATGAATATGAGATGAAAATTAAAAAACTCTTCGATGAATTGGAAATACCATTCATCGTTGTGGTAAATAAATCTGATATACTTGGTGAAAAAGCAAATGAGATAGCGAAAGAGTATGAAAAGATCTTTTCTGTTCCGGTGTTTGTTGTAAGTTCTCTGGGGCGTCAAGGCTTTGAAGAGATAGGTAAGACACTGAATAGTATAATTCCAAGCGATGAAGAAATACCATTTATTCCGGACTTTATCGAAGGTGGAGACTTGGTTGTACTTGTTGTACCTATCGACTTAGGCGCGCCAAAGGGAAGGTTAATAATGCCTCAAGTTCATGCGATAAGGGAAGTACTTGATAAGGAAGCAGTTGCGATAGTTGCTAAAGAGAGAGAACTTAGGTATACTCTTGAAAAACTCAACGAAAAACCTAAGTTGGTTATAACCGACTCTCAAGCTGTGATGAAAGTGGATTCTGATGTGCCGGAAGATGTTTACCTCACAACATTTTCTATTTTAGAGTCTCGTTACCGTGGTGATATAGAGTATTTCGTTGAAAGTGTTTATAAAATAGAAGAACTAAAAGATGGAGATACTGTTATTATAATGGAAGGATGCACACACAGACCACTTACGGAAGATATAGGTAGAGTAAAAATCCCAAGATGGCTTGTCAACCATACAGGAGCTAATTTAAATTTCAAAGTCTGGGCTGGTGTTGATATGCCAGAATACGAAGAAGTAGCAGATGCGAAGCTTGTTATACACTGTGGTGGATGTGTCAATACACGAAATCAGATTATGAGAAGAGTGCGGATGTTCAAAAGACTCGGTATACCTATGACAAATTATGGAATTGTAATATCTTACATGCATGGGGTGCTTGAAAGGGTTTTAAAGCCACTGGGAATTGTCGTTGAAAAGTAATGAGGGTGATGTGATAATGAATTGTAGAACAGAGAAAGATTATTTAGGTGAATGCCTTATACCTGAAGATGCTTATTATGGTGTTACCACTCAAAGAGCTTTGGAATTATTCCCTTCTACAGGTGAAATTTTAGATGATAAATTCATTTGGGCATATTTTATGATAAAAAAATCGGCAGCGATTT includes:
- a CDS encoding ABC transporter substrate-binding protein; this translates as MKKVLFVSILLLSVWIYAVSFINPFGPTIFPVAGLIGKEVRTDISLDMKFWKTLDEATAYIVSKKVNFAALPVTFAANLYTKGIDVRLVGVYSWRLFYVVASPDFEFKGYQSLKGEKIYTAHGRGQTADVVMRYLLVRNGLEPDKDVTFAYAQPQEIVSLFNSGKVKVAAIPEPFVTMVLSKGKIILDLQDEWNKASGTKYGIPITGIFVTGKLQDYSNTVKLFEKSFIASLNWSYNNVDKAVEITSKQLGIPVNVLKTSLSRSQYNYVPAKNCKDEVLTYLKKLNELYPDGMPKVPDENFFFTGK
- the hydF gene encoding [FeFe] hydrogenase H-cluster maturation GTPase HydF gives rise to the protein MLPTSGFRKHISIVGRRNVGKSSFMNALTGQEISIVSDTPGTTTDPVHKAMELYPLGPVTLIDTPGLDDVGELGEKRVEKAIKAFYKSDAGILVVDDFPHEYEMKIKKLFDELEIPFIVVVNKSDILGEKANEIAKEYEKIFSVPVFVVSSLGRQGFEEIGKTLNSIIPSDEEIPFIPDFIEGGDLVVLVVPIDLGAPKGRLIMPQVHAIREVLDKEAVAIVAKERELRYTLEKLNEKPKLVITDSQAVMKVDSDVPEDVYLTTFSILESRYRGDIEYFVESVYKIEELKDGDTVIIMEGCTHRPLTEDIGRVKIPRWLVNHTGANLNFKVWAGVDMPEYEEVADAKLVIHCGGCVNTRNQIMRRVRMFKRLGIPMTNYGIVISYMHGVLERVLKPLGIVVEK